In Acidobacteriota bacterium, a single genomic region encodes these proteins:
- a CDS encoding molybdopterin-binding protein: MNSSRRSALLLIGSELLSGRVQDENLRFLARELWELGVSVERAVMVGDDIEEIATTLSALADRHDWVFTTGGIGPTHDDLTIDAVARAFGVEVVTAPRLEQLIRARWGDRTTAAHLRMARVPRGAVLEGGDQPGWPTVRMENVVILPGVPAILRRKFQALRERFRCGRFHRRSVAYAAEEVDLAPILERVAAKHPAVRIGSYPQEDHVLITLEGRDDPQVQAAARTLEAATGDLPRF, from the coding sequence GTGAACAGCAGCCGGCGCAGCGCACTTCTTCTCATCGGCAGCGAGCTTCTCTCGGGGCGCGTGCAGGACGAAAACTTGCGCTTTCTGGCCCGGGAACTGTGGGAATTGGGTGTCAGCGTGGAACGGGCCGTGATGGTCGGTGACGACATCGAAGAGATCGCGACCACCCTCTCGGCCCTCGCGGACCGGCACGACTGGGTCTTCACCACCGGGGGCATCGGTCCGACCCACGACGACCTGACCATCGACGCGGTGGCCCGCGCCTTCGGCGTCGAAGTCGTGACCGCCCCCCGGCTCGAGCAACTGATTCGTGCGCGCTGGGGAGACCGGACCACGGCGGCGCACCTGCGCATGGCCCGCGTGCCCCGGGGCGCGGTCCTCGAGGGCGGCGACCAGCCGGGATGGCCCACCGTACGGATGGAAAACGTGGTGATCCTCCCCGGTGTTCCGGCCATTCTCCGGCGCAAGTTCCAGGCCTTGCGGGAGCGTTTCCGCTGCGGCAGGTTTCACCGGCGTTCCGTGGCCTACGCCGCTGAAGAAGTGGACCTGGCGCCGATCCTGGAGCGCGTGGCCGCAAAGCATCCCGCGGTCCGCATCGGTTCCTACCCCCAGGAAGATCACGTGCTGATCACCCTCGAAGGAAGGGACGATCCGCAGGTGCAGGCCGCCGCGCGAACCCTGGAAGCGGCCACCGGCGATCTGCCCCGTTTTTGA
- a CDS encoding tetratricopeptide repeat protein: MSWPTSSKPPEPPSPAERWFRLGAQLVREERYHEALSPLEQALSASVETPDAPFLRTLRSHYGLTIAMTRGDIRRGRRLCEEAILRGPFEPHLYANLARLYLRAQRKDLAAQTVATALRLAPDDPQLANLARRIGLRREPIFSFLERSHPLNRLVGKLRHRLETTLQHS, from the coding sequence ATGTCGTGGCCGACGAGCAGCAAGCCGCCCGAGCCCCCCTCTCCCGCCGAGCGCTGGTTCCGACTCGGTGCCCAGCTCGTTCGCGAAGAGCGCTACCACGAGGCGCTCTCCCCTCTCGAGCAAGCCCTCTCCGCCTCGGTGGAGACCCCCGACGCGCCTTTCCTGAGGACGTTGCGCTCCCACTACGGGCTGACCATCGCCATGACCCGGGGAGACATCCGCCGCGGGCGTCGGCTCTGCGAGGAAGCGATCCTGCGCGGCCCGTTCGAGCCTCACCTCTACGCCAACCTGGCGCGACTCTACCTGCGCGCCCAGCGCAAGGACCTGGCGGCGCAGACCGTGGCCACCGCCCTCCGCCTGGCTCCCGACGACCCCCAACTGGCGAACCTGGCTCGTCGCATCGGTCTGCGCCGTGAGCCGATCTTCTCCTTCCTCGAGCGCAGCCATCCCCTCAACCGGCTGGTGGGCAAGCTCCGCCACCGCCTCGAGACGACCTTGCAGCATTCCTGA
- a CDS encoding DUF3365 domain-containing protein, with translation MKTSHTILFFALASLVLAGACTSTPSGKEEEAAVAAAPAKEVSATAEEIPEAVRQRLREATVDFGGALKAVLVKELSEKGPAAAIDVCSQVAPKLALEKSSDQLVLRRISFKARHPGDAPTDFEAEYLARLEQLHVEGQPAEELFVPIEEGERRGVHYFKPIVVEAACLLCHGPSESLDPQVRRILDERYPQDHARGYMLGDFRGAFSTRLYFDE, from the coding sequence ATGAAGACCTCGCACACCATCCTGTTCTTCGCCCTGGCGTCCCTGGTCCTGGCCGGGGCCTGCACCTCGACCCCTTCCGGGAAGGAAGAGGAAGCCGCGGTCGCCGCGGCCCCGGCGAAAGAGGTGAGCGCAACGGCCGAGGAGATTCCGGAGGCGGTGCGCCAGCGTCTGCGGGAGGCGACCGTGGATTTCGGGGGCGCTCTCAAGGCGGTGCTGGTCAAGGAACTCTCCGAGAAGGGGCCGGCCGCGGCGATCGATGTCTGCTCGCAGGTGGCCCCGAAGCTGGCCCTGGAAAAATCCAGCGATCAGCTCGTGCTGCGACGCATATCTTTCAAGGCGCGCCATCCGGGGGATGCGCCGACCGATTTCGAGGCCGAGTATCTCGCCCGCCTCGAGCAGCTTCATGTCGAGGGCCAACCGGCCGAAGAACTCTTCGTTCCCATCGAGGAGGGGGAGCGGCGAGGCGTGCACTATTTCAAGCCGATAGTCGTGGAAGCCGCCTGCCTGCTCTGCCACGGTCCCAGTGAGAGTCTCGATCCCCAGGTGCGCCGGATTCTCGATGAACGCTATCCCCAGGACCACGCCCGGGGTTACATGCTGGGCGATTTCCGTGGCGCGTTCTCGACCCGCCTCTACTTCGACGAGTAG
- the fahA gene encoding fumarylacetoacetase — protein sequence MSHDSYPTADLRSFVEVSAESHFPIQNLPYGVFVPTAGGAPRVGVAIGEMVCDLSVLDEAGLLDSTPVAGQGIFARDALNAFMARGRPAWSAVRRRLQHLLREDVAELRDDQAVRDRALLPLGAVELRLPARIGDYTDFYSSREHATNVGTMFRGKDNALLENWLHLPVAYHGRASSVVISGTPIRRPRGQMMPPGAQRPVFGPTRLLDHEFEMGFFVGPGNAMGEPIPIERAGDHIFGLVLVNDWSARDIQKWEYQPLGPFLAKNFATSISPWVVTLEALEPFRCAGPEPEFEPLPYLRSPEPWSYDVRLETLLATERMDRPQVIGRGNYRTLYWNICQQLAHHTVGGCPVQPGDLMASGTISGATRESRGSLLELTWRGTEPLRLESGEERKFLEDGDTMTLTGWAQGDGFRVGFGEVTGRILPAIDSAADPRQGDSP from the coding sequence ATGAGCCACGATTCCTACCCCACGGCAGACCTGCGTTCCTTCGTGGAGGTGTCCGCCGAGTCCCATTTTCCGATTCAGAATCTTCCCTACGGGGTTTTCGTTCCCACTGCCGGCGGCGCCCCCCGGGTCGGCGTGGCCATCGGCGAGATGGTCTGCGACCTGTCGGTGCTCGACGAGGCGGGATTGCTCGATTCGACTCCCGTGGCGGGGCAGGGGATCTTCGCCCGGGATGCCCTCAACGCCTTCATGGCCCGGGGCCGCCCGGCCTGGAGCGCCGTGCGAAGGCGCCTGCAGCATCTGCTGCGGGAGGACGTGGCCGAGCTGCGGGACGATCAGGCGGTGAGGGATCGGGCCCTGCTGCCCCTGGGCGCCGTGGAATTGCGTCTTCCCGCCCGCATCGGCGACTACACGGATTTTTATTCCTCCCGGGAGCACGCCACCAACGTGGGCACCATGTTTCGCGGCAAGGACAACGCGCTGCTGGAAAACTGGCTGCACCTGCCGGTGGCCTACCACGGCCGGGCCAGTTCGGTGGTGATCAGCGGAACGCCGATCCGGCGGCCCCGGGGCCAGATGATGCCTCCCGGCGCTCAGCGGCCCGTCTTCGGTCCCACCCGGCTCCTCGATCACGAGTTCGAGATGGGCTTCTTCGTGGGGCCGGGTAACGCCATGGGCGAGCCGATCCCCATCGAGCGTGCGGGCGATCACATCTTCGGCCTGGTGCTGGTCAACGACTGGTCGGCCCGGGACATCCAGAAGTGGGAGTACCAGCCCCTGGGGCCTTTCCTGGCCAAGAACTTCGCTACTTCCATCTCGCCCTGGGTGGTGACTCTCGAGGCTCTCGAGCCCTTCCGCTGCGCCGGGCCCGAGCCGGAGTTCGAGCCCCTGCCCTACCTGCGCTCCCCCGAACCATGGTCCTACGACGTACGGCTCGAGACCCTGCTGGCCACCGAGCGCATGGATCGCCCCCAGGTCATCGGACGGGGTAACTACCGCACTCTCTACTGGAACATCTGCCAGCAGCTCGCCCACCACACCGTGGGAGGCTGTCCCGTGCAGCCGGGCGACTTGATGGCTTCCGGTACGATCAGCGGCGCCACTCGGGAATCCCGGGGCAGCCTGCTCGAACTCACCTGGCGGGGCACCGAGCCGCTGCGGCTGGAAAGCGGCGAGGAGCGCAAGTTTCTCGAGGACGGCGATACCATGACACTGACTGGCTGGGCCCAGGGTGACGGCTTCCGCGTCGGTTTCGGCGAGGTGACCGGCCGCATCCTGCCGGCCATCGACTCGGCGGCCGATCCGCGCCAGGGAGACAGCCCATGA
- a CDS encoding KamA family radical SAM protein, with product MRPLPPSSPAPSGALPLEQAAARLGETLGPRVRRAARRLPLRFPAEYFSLIDPDDPADPLRRIAWPDPEELEGDAGALADPVGEGAGRPHPLVIRKYPDRALLLVTRRCHFYCRFCFRAGEAAEPGEADLEQAVATIARLEGVREVILSGGDPLVLPDARLVGLLEALGRIPKLRTLRLHTRAPIHQPDRITGDLAAWLGGARPGPVWTVIHATHPRELRETSDRAFRTLMRHGVPLLAQSVLLAGVNDDAAVLAELFGGLYERGVKPYYLHHPDRVAGTRRFRLPIARGLQIVRRLREALPGPAMPTYVLDPPDGGGKVPVSWLEPVGPGRWRVPRPGGRETYYEDEAEGREEGR from the coding sequence ATGCGCCCCCTGCCTCCTTCCTCCCCGGCTCCCTCCGGCGCCCTCCCCCTCGAGCAGGCCGCCGCACGCCTGGGTGAGACTCTCGGTCCCCGGGTTCGCCGGGCCGCCCGTCGCCTGCCCCTGCGCTTTCCGGCGGAGTACTTCTCCCTGATCGACCCCGACGATCCCGCCGACCCGCTCCGCCGGATCGCCTGGCCCGATCCCGAGGAGCTGGAAGGCGATGCCGGGGCGCTGGCGGATCCCGTCGGCGAGGGTGCCGGGCGGCCCCATCCCCTGGTGATCCGAAAGTATCCGGACCGCGCCCTCCTGCTCGTGACGCGCCGCTGCCACTTCTACTGTCGATTCTGCTTCCGAGCCGGCGAGGCCGCCGAGCCGGGAGAGGCGGACCTGGAGCAGGCGGTGGCGACCATCGCGCGGCTCGAGGGCGTGCGGGAGGTGATCCTTTCCGGCGGGGATCCGCTGGTTCTGCCCGATGCCCGCCTGGTCGGCCTGCTGGAGGCCCTCGGTCGCATCCCGAAGCTCAGGACCCTGCGCCTGCATACGCGGGCGCCGATCCACCAGCCCGATCGCATCACCGGGGATCTGGCGGCCTGGCTCGGCGGCGCTCGGCCGGGGCCCGTGTGGACGGTGATTCACGCCACCCACCCCCGGGAGCTCCGGGAGACCAGCGACCGGGCGTTCCGGACCCTGATGCGCCACGGCGTGCCGCTGCTGGCCCAGAGCGTGCTGCTCGCCGGGGTCAACGACGATGCGGCCGTGCTGGCGGAGCTTTTCGGGGGACTCTACGAGCGGGGCGTCAAGCCCTATTACCTGCATCATCCCGACCGGGTGGCGGGTACCCGCCGGTTTCGACTCCCCATTGCGCGGGGATTGCAGATCGTCCGCCGTCTTCGGGAGGCCTTGCCCGGTCCCGCGATGCCGACCTACGTGCTCGACCCCCCGGACGGGGGCGGCAAGGTGCCGGTGAGCTGGCTCGAGCCCGTCGGTCCCGGCCGCTGGCGCGTGCCCCGGCCCGGGGGGCGGGAGACCTACTACGAAGACGAGGCGGAGGGCAGGGAGGAGGGGCGGTAG